GTCTATTTACTTCTTAGAATGGTAAGAATGGGACTAATAACAACTGATGAAGCTATAGAAGGTCTGAATGAAATGATACACTTCGGGTGGAGATGTTCAACAGAATTATATGTTGAGATTTTAAAGATCCTGAAATAATAAATTCGAAGAAACGAAATAAAAATGCCTACATTTCAAATGTAGCATCAACAGGATGCTCCATAATTAAGCATGGTGAAATCCTGGTTGGGTAACTAATAATGAGCAGCTTTTGTATATAATCAGGCAGAACCTCACCCCTTTACATCAGTCTTCCCTAAAAATCGATCACATGTTCCTGCTGTCTCAAACACTACCTCTCGACTCCCCTTTTTATTAACAAACACACCCAACAGCACTAACAACATTCCAAAATTAGCATTAGACTTAACGATCATCAATCCGATGAGTACAATTGTCATGGCAGCCATCCCCTTTAAGGCCCCACGCCTGAAAGAATCAAACTTTGTGCGCCGGTAGATGCGGATATCCCGTAGTGTTAAAAACGCTACAACTACAAAAGCAAGTAACGAAATCTCAAAATACATAGTTTCTATTTATTTTTATGATGCAAGTATTCTTTGATAATGGATGGAAATGACTTTGCTTCAACAAAACGCAATCCCAGCTGTTCAGCCCAGCGTTGAACACCCATATCAGATGCCACCACAGCAGCGTCAAGTTCCTTGGCTAACAACAACACATCAATATCAGGAGCGCTGTCCAGAATCCCATATCTCAGGGCAGTTCGGTACTTATCCCTGAACTTTCCTACAATACTTCCGATAACATCTCGTTCAATCTCTATCTCAATATTCTTCTTATCCTTTGATTGGGAAGTGGTGAACAGGCATACAGTGGCAGCTTCTAATATGGCATCCTCTGCTACGGTCATACCTTTATTGATTCGGCTGCGCATGTAATCAACATAATCATAGAAAATCTTGGAAGGAATTTTCACCTCATATCTATCAGGTGTCTTTTTCACCAGCCATGTGTCTATCTTGGCAATTACTTCTTCATCACATCCATTATTTTTGGCAAAATCCCGCAGTTCATTATAGACCGATGGATAGGGCACATAGCAGCTGATATCATACGATAAACGGGCATCTGAAATGATATCCAGGATACCGTTTATCCCGTCACATAGTGTTTCAAACCCACTTACTTCTCTTGTTGCTGAATCAGTAAGGGCGCTGGTATCTAACACAAAACGCTGTCGTAACATAATAAAAACTCTTAACAATATAATAACAGCCGTTGATACAAATATTTTGCTATGTGATTCATCATCTGAATTTAATCATCTTTTTCAAAAAAAATGTAAAAAAGCTAAATATAATGTATTACAATCTTCAATAGGTTGTAATAATTATAAATTATTTCTGAGAATCTGAGGAAACATAAAATGGAAAGATCAAAACTATTTACAGTCTTGGTAACTATTACCATATTCTTAAGCCTGATCACTCTACTAGCAATCAACCTAAATTACAAATCAAATTCCAATGAAGAACTTAATACACCAACAGAGCCCACCCAAGAGAATCCAAAGTCCCAGTTCAGCGCCGATGATGACCCGGTAAAAGGTTCAAAGGAAGCCCCTGTTACAATAATCGAGTTCAGTGATTTTGAGTGTTCTTTCTGTGCCAGTTTCTCCTTACAAGTCTTACCCCTGATTGAAGAGAATTACATTCAAACCGGAAAAGTAAAATTAGTTTTTCGAGACTTCCCATTAGACTTCCACCCGCATGCCAAAAAAGCAGCAGAAGCTTCAGAATGTGCAGATGAGCAGGATAAGTACTGGGAATACCATAACAAGCTATTTGAAAACCAGAATGCTCTGGACATTAAAAATCTCAAACAATATGCTGCAGACCTTGGGCTGGATGAAACTGAATTCAATGAATGCCTGGATTCCGGAACAATGACTTCTGAGGTCGAAAAGGATTTACAGGATGGTAGTGGTTATGGCATTAGTGGAACACCCACCTTTTTTATCAGTGGGATCAAGGTTGTGGGTGCCCGGCCATATGAAGTGTTTGAGCAGGTAATTGAGCAGGAATTAAATAGCTAGTTTTCTAAAACTAGAAATTCGATACATACATTATACTGATACGGAGCATATGTCCTGACAATTCGAGTCTCTAAACATTCAACTTTTTTTCCAATTTCTTTGGCCGCTTCAGTGATAAATTCCCATGAAGTCTTATAAAGATCATCTTCAGGAGTAATATCATAAAAATGCACGATCCCGTTGTTTCTGGCAACCAGTATCCCGCAGTCCAGGAAATCACGGGCACTATGAGGCAGGTTCATGATAACATGGTCGGCTGAATGTTTAAATTCTTCAGCCACATATCTTGCATCACCCTCCACTGCTACCACATTATCCAGCTTATTCAACTGCACATTTTCCTTCAGGAATTTTACTGCCTCTGGGTTCTTATCAACTGCCACCACTGTTGATCCCGGTACGCTCTTCCCGATCAGAATACT
This genomic window from Methanosarcinales archaeon contains:
- a CDS encoding DsbA family protein — encoded protein: MERSKLFTVLVTITIFLSLITLLAINLNYKSNSNEELNTPTEPTQENPKSQFSADDDPVKGSKEAPVTIIEFSDFECSFCASFSLQVLPLIEENYIQTGKVKLVFRDFPLDFHPHAKKAAEASECADEQDKYWEYHNKLFENQNALDIKNLKQYAADLGLDETEFNECLDSGTMTSEVEKDLQDGSGYGISGTPTFFISGIKVVGARPYEVFEQVIEQELNS
- a CDS encoding RNA ligase partner protein; translation: MLRQRFVLDTSALTDSATREVSGFETLCDGINGILDIISDARLSYDISCYVPYPSVYNELRDFAKNNGCDEEVIAKIDTWLVKKTPDRYEVKIPSKIFYDYVDYMRSRINKGMTVAEDAILEAATVCLFTTSQSKDKKNIEIEIERDVIGSIVGKFRDKYRTALRYGILDSAPDIDVLLLAKELDAAVVASDMGVQRWAEQLGLRFVEAKSFPSIIKEYLHHKNK